The window TTTTATATTTATACCCAATGGCTGTAATCAGCCATGAATCTCCTTTTGACATTCCTTTTGTTAATTTGGAGTTGGCATCTATTCCCTGTGCAAGATAGTACTTGACCAATTCAACATCTCCAAGCATCACAGAGATGTCTGGCTCCATGACAGCACCATTGTCCAGCAGAAGTTGAGCAACCTCCCTATGCTCACCACAAGCTGCTAGGTATAAAGGAGTGCAGCCATCTCTCGTTCTGGCATCGATTTGCGCTCCATTAGCAATAAGGAGTTCCACTATATTCCGATGTCCTTGGGTAGCTGCCACATGCAAGGGAGTTTGACCATTGCCGTCTACCACATGAACACTTGCACCACTGGCAATTAGTAGTTCTACGATGTTTTTAGCTCCACTATGAGCGGCAACGATTAAAGCTGGAATTCCCATTATCATCATAACGATACTCAATCGTCTGAACAACCACACCATTCTTCTTCAACTCCTCCCTCAACAAACGGTCATTATCATCATAAGAATAAGTAATAATCCCCTCAACCGAATCATTCTTACTGATGCGATTACCCACCTTATCGTAGCTATACTCAACAATCCGATTTCCAGCAACAGCATCAGTTATTGTTTCCTTTGTCAACCGATACAACCCATCATATTCATACTCAACCTTCCTTCCACTTTGTTCTTGTACGATCCGCCGATGACTTACCAAATCGAGAGTATAATCGAAACTAAAAATTACTACTCCATCTTTAGAATATTTCAGTAATTTCAATCGATTTAGTTCATCATAATCGCGAGTTTCGACAACACGATTGGGAAGATTACTTTGCTTCAGATTGTTTGCAGAATCGTATAAATAAGTCCTTGTTCCTTCTCCCGGAAAAGTCACCGTCTGCAAACGACTCCGCTTATCATAAGTATAAGAAACAGTACCATTGGGAGTTCTCACTTCTGTGCGATTACCCGCCGCATCATACCCGTATTCAATCGTCGCAACACTTGCTAAATAAGGCCCATTCGTCGGATCGGTCCGAGAAATCAACCTGTTACGTTCATCGTATTTAAAAGTAGTAGTTCCTCTCCCATCAACAATCTTATCAATAAGTCCTCTAGGAGTATAAGTAAAGGTGACGGGAACTTGACCGCTATCAGAGGAAAACTCTTTCTTAATCAGACGATTTTGTTCGTCGTATTGATAACTAATAGAATCGCCGTTAAAGTCCGTGGTGCTGTAAACATTTCCTACCGGGTCATAAGTCGTGTACGAACGCTGATTTAGCGGTAATTCTGTAGCAATACAACGACCATTTTTGTCATACTCATACTCAGTCCGACGGTCAAGGGCATCCTCAATCAAAACTAAGCGATTCGCCTCATCATACCCATACTCGGTTCTCACTTCAGTGGGTGCAGTACCAGAGGGATTGATTGTTTGCACTACATCAGTCAGCTGACCATTAGCATCATACTCGTAACGAGTGATGTGTCCTGCCTGGTCAATGTCAACAACTTTGCGTCCTAATTTGTCATACTCAGTGCGCGTTGTGGGATTATCAGAAAG of the Argonema galeatum A003/A1 genome contains:
- a CDS encoding ankyrin repeat domain-containing protein, which codes for MMIMGIPALIVAAHSGAKNIVELLIASGASVHVVDGNGQTPLHVAATQGHRNIVELLIANGAQIDARTRDGCTPLYLAACGEHREVAQLLLDNGAVMEPDISVMLGDVELVKYYLAQGIDANSKLTKGMSKGDSWLITAIGYKYKNINLIELLLNHGARVNEKT